A genomic window from Periweissella cryptocerci includes:
- a CDS encoding phage baseplate protein produces the protein MGQLKYTTTSKVCVKKARYKKNKKGKYVLKKGKKILISKAVYKNQKKTHKIPFFALQESINEPNDSTSHSVDFGSPITDHIKEGDQTISLSGLFRDGHSKEFKTARDQYTKLKALKNKGTVFQWRGRIKRSSFIITNLTRSYEKLAPGKIEAQVELKHIRRVKLIWKSKKKKNSGKKQSSGGKNGAAVYVTVKKGNTYQGWALKYGTSLKQLRAWNKWKDNAIPVGKRARVK, from the coding sequence ATGGGGCAACTTAAATACACAACAACATCTAAGGTGTGCGTAAAAAAAGCAAGATACAAGAAAAATAAAAAAGGCAAATACGTCTTGAAAAAAGGCAAAAAGATTCTAATTAGCAAAGCTGTTTATAAGAATCAGAAAAAAACGCATAAGATTCCATTTTTTGCGTTGCAAGAATCGATAAACGAACCGAATGACTCAACGTCCCATTCGGTTGATTTTGGTAGTCCGATTACCGATCACATCAAAGAAGGTGACCAAACAATTAGTTTGAGTGGCCTTTTTCGTGATGGGCATTCAAAAGAGTTTAAGACCGCTCGTGACCAATACACGAAGTTGAAAGCTTTGAAGAATAAGGGGACGGTCTTTCAATGGCGCGGGCGGATTAAGCGTTCGAGTTTTATTATTACTAATCTGACTCGTAGCTATGAGAAGCTCGCGCCAGGAAAAATCGAAGCACAAGTTGAATTGAAACATATTCGGCGTGTGAAACTGATTTGGAAATCTAAAAAGAAGAAAAATTCAGGTAAGAAACAATCAAGTGGCGGCAAGAATGGTGCGGCTGTCTATGTGACTGTTAAGAAGGGAAATACTTACCAGGGCTGGGCGCTAAAGTATGGAACTTCGCTTAAACAATTACGCGCATGGAACAAATGGAAAGATAACGCTATTCCAGTAGGAAAACGTGCCAGGGTCAAATAA
- a CDS encoding phage baseplate plug family protein yields MTIRNYIPIDKDNLPERFEFDFGEETFIFEFKFNERMGYFTASVFDEDEDAIVVGEKLIYGEPLWNDLNNELLPIVSIVPFDESGNETEITFDNFGETVFLFIDDIALDGEDDGGVADGD; encoded by the coding sequence ATGACGATTCGAAATTACATCCCGATTGACAAGGATAATCTTCCCGAAAGATTTGAATTCGATTTTGGGGAAGAGACATTTATTTTTGAATTTAAGTTTAATGAGCGAATGGGATATTTCACAGCATCTGTTTTTGATGAAGATGAGGATGCCATCGTTGTTGGTGAAAAGCTTATTTATGGCGAGCCACTTTGGAATGATTTGAATAATGAATTGCTTCCAATTGTTAGCATTGTACCCTTTGATGAATCGGGCAATGAGACTGAAATCACGTTCGATAATTTTGGTGAAACTGTATTCTTATTCATAGATGACATCGCGTTGGATGGTGAAGATGACGGAGGTGTTGCAGATGGCGACTAA
- a CDS encoding phage protein, which produces MATNVYLYQPMYKLTIINNKGAKMVIETLHIEFNSPFTSDSDPSTTTIAITNLSKKHQVRIKRGMHVILEAGYKGDVGVITEGNISSIPPKLDDGIDRVFTITVLEGADYSKKKNVNITFKKKANASTIINRIAKKAGIPVGKFKLAIDKSYEAGYAADGSPIEIIGEIVENCESKMFYDRGKLKIGLPTDFKSSRLVLSQEGGLIDEPQQMEYGDVTGWSMTSLFNHRLTTNAVINIESNFVNGKYHIVSGEHAFNGLEFTTMIEVVSQTRLEVQLKKAKAAYRREQIKAARARARENAEKDVPKTTVKKKPKDKTINSVTKHSTVKNPDGSTTRTTVTTTVRKDTKGKKTTTVTTTVTTKFKDGSTTSITKKKVS; this is translated from the coding sequence ATGGCGACTAACGTGTATCTCTACCAACCTATGTACAAGCTGACCATTATTAATAACAAGGGTGCGAAGATGGTTATTGAAACTTTGCATATAGAATTTAATTCCCCTTTTACGTCCGACAGTGATCCGTCAACAACCACTATCGCAATCACTAATTTGTCTAAAAAACATCAAGTGCGAATCAAGCGTGGTATGCACGTCATTCTTGAAGCCGGATATAAAGGTGATGTTGGTGTAATCACTGAAGGTAATATCTCATCGATACCACCAAAGTTAGACGACGGCATTGATCGAGTGTTCACGATTACGGTGCTTGAGGGTGCCGACTACAGCAAGAAGAAAAATGTGAACATTACGTTCAAGAAGAAAGCTAATGCCAGTACGATTATTAATCGGATTGCTAAGAAGGCTGGGATTCCGGTTGGTAAATTTAAACTAGCAATCGATAAGAGTTACGAGGCTGGATACGCCGCTGATGGTTCACCGATAGAAATCATTGGTGAGATTGTAGAAAACTGCGAAAGTAAAATGTTTTACGATCGTGGAAAGTTGAAAATTGGCTTGCCGACTGACTTCAAATCCTCGAGATTGGTATTGTCGCAAGAAGGTGGCTTGATAGATGAGCCTCAACAGATGGAATACGGCGATGTAACAGGATGGTCAATGACATCTTTGTTTAATCATCGTTTAACGACGAATGCGGTAATTAATATCGAGTCAAATTTTGTAAACGGAAAATATCATATTGTCAGTGGTGAACATGCATTCAATGGATTGGAGTTCACTACGATGATTGAAGTTGTTTCTCAAACTAGGCTAGAGGTGCAGTTAAAGAAAGCGAAAGCAGCGTATCGTCGTGAACAAATAAAGGCTGCAAGAGCTAGGGCTCGAGAAAATGCAGAAAAAGATGTTCCGAAAACAACTGTTAAAAAGAAGCCTAAAGACAAGACTATAAACTCAGTCACAAAACACTCAACAGTGAAAAATCCGGATGGGTCAACAACTAGAACGACCGTCACTACGACGGTTAGAAAAGACACTAAAGGCAAGAAGACTACAACGGTTACAACTACGGTAACCACAAAATTTAAAGACGGTTCGACAACGAGTATAACTAAGAAGAAAGTGAGCTAA
- a CDS encoding DUF2634 domain-containing protein, with translation MKDIRIEDGDLVMNSSVDFELVEDNDEVVQAVRNILSIRLGEFVYDNEVGLDYSELNNKNFNLDYLQGDFEDALAKDSRIESIKSIEFDFNPRSRTLFVKLALAGRLNEIDLEMEVGNDTD, from the coding sequence ATGAAAGATATTCGTATCGAAGACGGTGATTTGGTGATGAATTCGTCTGTTGATTTCGAGCTAGTGGAAGATAACGATGAAGTCGTTCAAGCAGTCAGAAATATTTTGAGTATTCGTTTGGGTGAATTTGTTTACGATAACGAAGTTGGACTTGATTACAGTGAGTTAAACAACAAAAATTTTAACTTGGATTATTTGCAAGGTGATTTTGAAGATGCCTTGGCGAAAGATTCGAGAATTGAAAGTATTAAATCAATTGAGTTCGACTTCAATCCCAGAAGTCGAACTCTTTTTGTTAAACTCGCGCTGGCTGGACGGTTGAATGAAATTGATTTGGAAATGGAGGTAGGAAATGACACTGACTGA